From Actinosynnema mirum DSM 43827, a single genomic window includes:
- a CDS encoding DUF167 domain-containing protein has translation MLKFAVRVKPGSKRDAVGGRWDERALVVSVAAPAVEGKANEAVRRALAKAFGVRRQDVEIVSGERGRDKVVVIDPAPDGADGVLAELLGG, from the coding sequence ATGCTGAAGTTCGCGGTGCGGGTGAAGCCGGGGTCGAAGCGCGACGCCGTGGGCGGGCGCTGGGACGAGCGCGCCCTCGTGGTGTCGGTGGCCGCGCCCGCGGTCGAGGGGAAGGCCAACGAGGCGGTGCGCAGGGCGCTTGCCAAGGCGTTCGGGGTGCGCAGGCAGGACGTGGAGATCGTGTCGGGGGAGCGGGGGCGCGACAAGGTCGTGGTCATCGACCCCGCGCCCGACGGGGCTGACGGGGTGCTGGCGGAGCTGCTCGGGGGGTAG